Proteins co-encoded in one Verrucomicrobiota bacterium genomic window:
- a CDS encoding PDDEXK nuclease domain-containing protein, whose product MNNAHDSTVVTSPEYRHFIEALKTRVLSARISAARAVNRDLILLYWDIGRGIVEKQRVLGWGESVVEMVSADLRQAFPGMTGFSPRNVWYMRRVYEVYSASDFLQQVAAELIKEPTPPIIGPHTVTKMEEGDPSVQSVQCLVTEVPWGHHLLILDKLETPTARLYYLRATARFGWSRNVLLNQIKAGAYERAVVEKKAHNFPLALPEHLAEQADEMLKSSYNLEFLGIRQAVKERELEHRLVERLQAFLLELGYGFCFVGRQYRLTLGQKEYFIDLLFYHRFLRTLVAFDLKVGPFEPEYAGKMDFYLNLLNDKERAPEDHPSIGIILCAEKDDVEVEYALRAKRNPIGVAAYKLQSKLPADLKGKLPTAKQLADVVREALPETGGK is encoded by the coding sequence ATGAACAACGCGCATGACTCGACGGTGGTGACCTCGCCGGAATACCGGCATTTTATTGAGGCCTTGAAGACACGGGTGCTCTCCGCCCGCATCTCCGCAGCGCGGGCCGTGAACCGAGACCTCATCCTGCTTTACTGGGACATCGGGCGTGGCATTGTGGAAAAGCAGCGGGTGCTAGGCTGGGGAGAATCAGTTGTTGAAATGGTGTCGGCGGACTTGCGACAAGCGTTTCCGGGCATGACGGGTTTTTCGCCGCGTAATGTTTGGTACATGCGACGCGTTTATGAGGTTTATAGCGCGAGCGACTTTCTGCAGCAGGTTGCTGCAGAATTAATAAAGGAACCGACACCACCCATTATTGGACCGCATACTGTGACCAAAATGGAAGAAGGTGATCCTTCGGTTCAATCTGTCCAATGCCTTGTGACAGAAGTTCCGTGGGGACACCACCTCTTGATTCTCGACAAACTCGAAACTCCTACCGCCCGCCTCTATTACCTCCGTGCCACCGCCCGATTTGGCTGGTCACGTAATGTCCTGCTCAACCAAATCAAGGCTGGCGCGTATGAACGGGCCGTGGTGGAGAAGAAAGCGCACAACTTCCCGCTCGCCCTACCGGAGCATCTTGCGGAGCAGGCCGATGAGATGCTAAAAAGTTCTTATAACCTCGAATTCCTTGGCATTCGCCAAGCCGTGAAAGAACGTGAACTGGAGCACCGTCTCGTTGAAAGGCTGCAAGCCTTCCTCCTTGAACTCGGTTACGGTTTCTGCTTCGTCGGTCGCCAGTACCGGCTCACGCTCGGTCAGAAGGAGTACTTCATTGATCTGCTGTTCTATCACCGATTCCTCCGGACACTAGTCGCGTTTGACTTGAAGGTCGGCCCGTTTGAGCCCGAATACGCGGGAAAGATGGACTTCTACCTGAATCTGCTCAACGACAAGGAACGCGCCCCGGAGGACCACCCGTCCATCGGGATCATTCTTTGCGCGGAAAAGGACGACGTGGAAGTCGAGTACGCCCTGCGTGCAAAGCGCAATCCCATCGGTGTGGCGGCGTATAAACTCCAGTCGAAACTGCCAGCAGACCTGAAGGGAAAACTGCCGACCGCCAAACAGCTTGCCGATGTCGTACGGGAGGCACTCCCCGAAACGGGCGGCAAGTAG
- a CDS encoding alpha-2-macroglobulin family protein, which translates to MKRTLIALSLAICLPWVSPLMGASRADAWKKVEDAMNQGLPKTAVEQLEPIILGALKEKAYGEAIKAIARRIALEGNVEGNKPEEKITRLEAEIAKAPEEMKPLLTAVLAQWYWHYFEQNRWRFMRRTATAAAPGKDFTTWDLPRLFAEIDKHYTAALVAEKTLKAMPIATFDALLQKGALPDAYRPTVYDFIAHEALKFYTSGEQAAAKAQDAFDLSADSAIFAPAEAFMAWKIETEDTQSPVVKGLKLYQDLMRFHQNDKDPSAFVDLDIARLEYGHNTAFGENKNERFKAALKAVVDRWADHDLSALALYHWAQTVHDENNFVEAHALASRGAKVFPRSAGGKLCQNLIYQIEAKSSQVTVERIWNAPLPKINVSYRNLTEIHFRVVAWDWNTFLDKKHSRPESLNDKERKELLALKPELAWSEKLPATVDYQERVEHLPAPTTLKPGFYFLVSSHRTGFGEKDNLVAYTTFWVSDLSLVVRTHDGEVDGFVLEANSGEPVSGAEVASWYLNNQGDRVENPKTATDEMGFFKLTGKGDRGNLIRVRHNGREVASEQEYNSWKPGRPQPHSQTIFFTDRALYRPGQTIQFKGICLRVDQPKDNYELLPAQKLTVIFADRNGKEIAQLPVQCNDYGSFSGSFTAPRDRLMGQMRIYARNGPNGAAQFSVEEYKRPKFQVSLDVPKTAAKLNDRVSLTGKAESYTGAAVDGAMVKYRIVREVRFPDWWGWCYWWRPVPNTGSQEISHGTLRTKTDGTFTVEFLAKPDLSIAATNEPVFTYTIHADVTDTTGETRSASRGVRVAYTALQAGLSANDWQVEDKPVEVTLRTLTHDGEPQTAEGALKIYALQAPARIIRPELTLQYYWRTQSANDKPAMTFDPNTWPLGAVVLEKGFTTDKAGQTVIQASLKTGVYRVMVETQDRFGKKVTAQLPLRVLKPEANKLAIKIPQLLAAPVWTVEPGQEFMALWGTGYDQGRTFVEIEHRNKVIRRYWTKAENTQEQIRQAVDESMRGGFQMHLTRVRENRAYLESRRVDVPWSNKELQVKWEHFVNKLQPGQKETWTAIVTGPNAQKSVAEMVATLYDESLDAYRAHHWLTRFNIFRSDNSYLSARFENDLQNLNQLLGYWNERSVGVERTYRSFPPDLVQNLYGYQYFGMNAAGGGRMMRARGMVMSDAAMPMAATAAPTPMAKGEDMVVERQMLRKSAADKDVAGDEQDAAKRTTTRRGAQDEGGSATPDLSKVSARKNLNETAFFFPQLVADKDGAVRMEFTMPEALTTWKFMAFAHDQQLRAGFLQDKAITAKDLMIQPNPPRFLREGDVLEFTVKVSNQSPEPQSGKVALSFKDAATDQNVDKLLGNTKTEQAFDIPAKESRSFSWRLKVPDGLGFLTYKAVGATAKLSDGEEGWLPVLSRRILVTESLPLPVRGPATKKFEFTKLLKSGKSDTLQHQSLTVQMVSQPAWYAVMALPYLMEYPYECSEQTFNRLYANALARSIATQDPKIHRIFELWRNTPALDSPLEKNQDLKSVLIEETPWYRQARNESQARRNVGILFEDNRMNQELNRATQKLKEMQLGDGSWPWFPGGQGNDYITLYITTGFGRMRNLGVDVPVDMAIRSLARLDSWMDEHYHHLLKLKNPEDYVPSSTDALYLYGRSFFLKDKPVAKGNQDAVDYFLKQSRKHWLKTASRQTQAHLALALKRWGGDDNLAVAVAIMKSMKERSVTNEEMGRFWRDTELSWWWYHAPIETQALMIEAFVEIMNDAEAVEDCKVWLLKQKQTQDWKTTKATADAVYALLLRGVNMLASDALVEVSLGGQTIKPENVEAGTGFYEKRFSAAEIKPKLGDIKVIKTDAGVSWGSVHWQYLEDMSKVTPYEGTPLKLKKALYIKTNTNKGPVLEPVKAAIQVGDELVVRIELRVDRDMEYVHLKDQRGSGTEPVNVLSRYKYQDGLGYYESTRDTASHFFIDYLPKGVYVFEYSTRVQHRGEYQTGMASIQCMYAPEFNSHSESLKLVVR; encoded by the coding sequence ATGAAACGGACTTTGATTGCGCTGTCGCTCGCCATTTGCCTGCCATGGGTGTCGCCGCTCATGGGCGCCTCCCGGGCGGACGCCTGGAAGAAAGTGGAGGATGCCATGAACCAGGGACTACCCAAAACCGCCGTTGAACAACTGGAACCCATCATCCTGGGGGCGCTGAAAGAGAAGGCATACGGGGAAGCCATCAAGGCGATTGCGCGGCGCATCGCGCTGGAAGGGAACGTCGAGGGCAACAAGCCGGAGGAAAAGATCACTCGCCTGGAGGCTGAGATCGCCAAGGCCCCGGAGGAAATGAAACCGCTGCTGACCGCCGTGCTGGCGCAGTGGTACTGGCATTACTTCGAGCAAAACCGCTGGCGGTTCATGCGGCGCACCGCGACCGCCGCCGCACCGGGGAAGGATTTCACCACGTGGGATCTGCCGCGCCTGTTCGCGGAAATTGACAAGCATTACACGGCCGCGCTGGTGGCTGAGAAAACGCTTAAGGCAATGCCGATTGCCACCTTTGATGCCTTGCTCCAAAAAGGCGCCCTGCCGGATGCCTATCGCCCCACGGTCTATGACTTCATCGCCCACGAGGCGCTGAAGTTTTACACCTCTGGCGAACAAGCCGCTGCCAAGGCGCAGGATGCCTTCGATTTATCCGCCGATAGCGCCATCTTTGCCCCGGCGGAAGCCTTCATGGCGTGGAAGATTGAAACGGAGGACACCCAATCACCGGTGGTCAAAGGACTCAAATTGTACCAGGACCTGATGCGGTTCCATCAGAACGACAAGGATCCCTCGGCGTTTGTTGATCTCGACATCGCTCGCCTGGAGTACGGACATAACACGGCGTTTGGGGAGAACAAAAACGAACGGTTCAAGGCAGCCCTTAAAGCGGTGGTGGATCGTTGGGCGGATCACGACTTGTCGGCGTTGGCGCTGTATCACTGGGCGCAGACGGTACATGACGAGAACAACTTTGTGGAGGCGCACGCGCTCGCGTCACGGGGCGCGAAGGTGTTTCCCAGGAGCGCAGGCGGCAAGTTGTGCCAGAATCTCATCTATCAGATTGAAGCCAAATCATCCCAGGTAACCGTGGAGCGTATCTGGAACGCGCCGTTGCCGAAGATCAACGTGAGTTATCGCAATCTCACGGAGATCCACTTCCGCGTAGTGGCGTGGGATTGGAACACCTTCCTGGACAAAAAACACAGCCGTCCGGAATCGTTGAATGACAAGGAGCGCAAGGAATTGCTGGCCCTCAAGCCGGAGCTGGCGTGGTCCGAGAAACTACCGGCCACGGTGGATTACCAGGAGCGCGTGGAACATCTGCCCGCCCCCACGACCTTGAAGCCGGGATTTTATTTCCTGGTGAGCAGCCATCGGACCGGATTTGGTGAGAAGGATAATCTGGTGGCGTACACCACTTTCTGGGTCAGCGATCTTTCACTGGTGGTGCGCACGCATGATGGCGAGGTGGATGGTTTCGTGCTCGAAGCCAATTCCGGCGAACCGGTTTCCGGTGCGGAAGTTGCCAGTTGGTATCTGAACAACCAGGGCGATCGCGTGGAGAATCCGAAAACCGCGACGGATGAAATGGGTTTTTTCAAACTCACCGGCAAAGGGGATCGCGGCAACCTGATCCGCGTGCGCCATAACGGGCGCGAGGTGGCCTCGGAGCAGGAATACAACTCATGGAAACCAGGGCGACCCCAACCGCACTCGCAGACGATCTTTTTCACGGATCGCGCCTTGTATCGTCCGGGGCAGACCATTCAGTTCAAGGGCATCTGCCTGCGCGTGGACCAGCCGAAGGATAATTATGAGCTGCTGCCTGCGCAAAAACTCACCGTGATTTTTGCGGACCGGAACGGCAAGGAGATCGCGCAGTTGCCCGTCCAGTGCAATGATTACGGCTCCTTCTCCGGCAGCTTCACCGCGCCCCGGGATCGCTTGATGGGGCAGATGCGCATTTATGCGCGCAACGGTCCGAACGGCGCCGCGCAATTCAGCGTTGAGGAATACAAGCGGCCCAAGTTCCAGGTCTCGCTCGACGTCCCCAAGACCGCGGCCAAATTAAACGATCGGGTCTCGCTGACCGGCAAGGCGGAGAGTTATACCGGTGCCGCAGTGGATGGCGCGATGGTCAAATATCGCATCGTGCGCGAAGTGCGCTTTCCGGATTGGTGGGGCTGGTGCTATTGGTGGCGTCCGGTGCCGAACACCGGTAGTCAGGAAATCAGCCACGGCACGCTGCGCACCAAAACCGATGGCACGTTTACGGTGGAGTTTCTCGCCAAACCGGATTTGTCCATTGCCGCCACCAATGAACCGGTTTTCACGTACACGATTCATGCGGACGTGACCGATACCACTGGCGAAACGCGGTCCGCCAGCCGGGGCGTGCGCGTGGCCTATACGGCGCTGCAGGCCGGTCTGAGTGCCAACGACTGGCAGGTGGAGGATAAACCGGTGGAAGTGACGTTGCGTACGCTCACGCATGATGGCGAGCCGCAAACGGCCGAGGGCGCATTGAAAATCTATGCCCTGCAGGCACCGGCCCGGATCATCCGGCCCGAGTTGACGCTGCAATATTATTGGCGCACCCAGTCCGCAAATGACAAGCCCGCCATGACGTTCGATCCCAACACCTGGCCGCTGGGGGCCGTGGTGCTGGAAAAAGGTTTCACTACCGATAAGGCTGGGCAAACCGTGATTCAGGCCAGCCTCAAGACCGGGGTCTATCGCGTAATGGTGGAGACGCAGGATCGGTTCGGGAAAAAAGTCACCGCCCAACTGCCGCTGCGGGTTTTGAAGCCGGAGGCGAACAAGCTTGCGATTAAAATTCCGCAATTGTTGGCTGCCCCGGTGTGGACCGTTGAACCCGGCCAGGAATTCATGGCCCTGTGGGGTACCGGCTACGATCAGGGGCGCACGTTCGTCGAAATCGAACATCGCAATAAGGTCATTCGCCGTTACTGGACCAAAGCGGAGAACACCCAGGAACAAATCCGGCAGGCGGTGGATGAGTCCATGCGTGGTGGGTTCCAAATGCATCTCACCCGGGTGCGGGAAAACCGCGCCTATCTCGAATCGCGCCGCGTTGATGTGCCCTGGAGCAACAAGGAGTTGCAGGTGAAATGGGAGCATTTCGTGAACAAGCTCCAGCCCGGCCAGAAGGAAACCTGGACCGCTATCGTCACCGGTCCCAACGCCCAAAAGAGCGTCGCGGAAATGGTGGCCACACTGTACGACGAATCGCTGGACGCCTATCGGGCGCATCATTGGCTGACCCGCTTCAACATCTTCCGCTCGGACAACTCCTATCTGAGCGCGCGCTTCGAAAATGATCTCCAAAATCTGAACCAGCTCCTGGGATACTGGAATGAGCGCTCTGTTGGTGTGGAGCGCACGTATCGCTCGTTCCCGCCCGACCTGGTGCAGAACCTGTACGGCTACCAGTATTTTGGGATGAACGCCGCCGGCGGTGGGCGCATGATGCGGGCGCGCGGGATGGTGATGTCGGATGCCGCGATGCCGATGGCGGCCACCGCTGCACCAACACCCATGGCCAAAGGCGAAGACATGGTCGTGGAAAGACAGATGCTGCGCAAATCCGCGGCTGACAAGGACGTCGCTGGCGATGAACAGGATGCTGCCAAGCGAACAACCACCCGGCGAGGTGCCCAGGATGAAGGTGGCAGCGCCACACCCGATCTCAGCAAGGTCTCCGCGCGCAAGAACCTTAATGAAACGGCCTTCTTCTTCCCGCAATTGGTCGCCGATAAGGATGGCGCGGTGCGTATGGAATTCACCATGCCGGAGGCCCTGACCACCTGGAAATTCATGGCCTTTGCGCATGATCAGCAATTGCGCGCTGGCTTCCTGCAAGACAAGGCCATTACCGCCAAAGATCTCATGATCCAGCCGAATCCACCGCGTTTCCTGCGCGAGGGCGACGTGCTGGAATTCACCGTCAAGGTGTCCAATCAAAGCCCCGAGCCGCAATCCGGCAAAGTGGCGCTCTCCTTCAAGGACGCCGCCACGGATCAAAATGTGGACAAACTGCTGGGAAACACCAAGACCGAGCAGGCGTTTGACATCCCGGCCAAGGAATCCCGCTCCTTCTCCTGGCGCTTGAAAGTGCCGGATGGTCTGGGCTTCCTCACCTATAAAGCCGTGGGTGCCACCGCCAAACTTTCCGATGGCGAGGAAGGCTGGCTGCCCGTGTTGAGCCGACGCATTCTTGTCACGGAGTCGCTGCCGCTCCCGGTGCGCGGGCCGGCCACCAAAAAATTTGAATTCACCAAGCTGCTCAAGTCGGGCAAGTCGGATACCTTGCAGCACCAGTCGCTCACCGTTCAGATGGTGTCGCAGCCGGCCTGGTACGCGGTCATGGCGCTGCCGTACCTGATGGAGTATCCCTACGAATGCAGCGAGCAGACGTTCAATCGCCTGTACGCCAATGCACTCGCTCGCTCCATCGCTACGCAGGATCCCAAGATTCATCGCATCTTTGAACTGTGGCGCAACACTCCCGCGCTGGATAGTCCGCTCGAGAAAAATCAGGACCTGAAGTCCGTTCTCATTGAAGAGACGCCCTGGTATCGGCAGGCGCGCAATGAGAGCCAGGCCCGCCGCAACGTCGGCATCCTGTTCGAGGATAACCGCATGAACCAGGAACTGAATCGTGCCACCCAGAAGCTCAAGGAAATGCAATTGGGCGATGGCTCCTGGCCGTGGTTCCCCGGCGGGCAGGGCAACGATTACATCACCCTGTACATCACCACCGGCTTTGGCCGTATGCGGAACCTGGGCGTGGATGTGCCGGTGGATATGGCCATCCGGTCGCTCGCCCGCCTCGATAGCTGGATGGATGAGCATTACCATCACCTTTTGAAACTGAAAAATCCGGAGGATTACGTGCCCAGTTCTACCGATGCGCTCTATCTCTACGGTCGCAGTTTCTTCCTGAAAGATAAACCGGTGGCCAAGGGCAATCAGGACGCGGTGGATTACTTCCTCAAACAATCGCGCAAGCACTGGTTAAAAACCGCCAGCCGCCAAACCCAGGCCCACCTGGCGCTGGCGCTCAAGCGCTGGGGCGGGGATGACAACCTCGCCGTCGCGGTGGCCATCATGAAATCCATGAAGGAACGCTCCGTGACCAACGAGGAAATGGGCCGGTTCTGGCGCGATACCGAACTGTCCTGGTGGTGGTATCACGCGCCGATCGAAACCCAGGCGCTGATGATCGAGGCGTTCGTTGAAATCATGAACGACGCCGAGGCCGTCGAGGATTGCAAAGTCTGGTTGCTCAAGCAGAAGCAGACCCAGGATTGGAAAACCACCAAGGCCACCGCCGATGCCGTCTATGCGCTGCTCCTGCGCGGCGTGAACATGCTGGCCTCGGACGCGCTAGTGGAAGTCTCGCTGGGCGGCCAGACCATCAAGCCGGAAAACGTCGAGGCCGGCACCGGCTTTTATGAGAAACGTTTCAGCGCCGCCGAAATCAAGCCCAAGCTCGGCGACATCAAGGTGATCAAGACGGACGCGGGCGTCTCCTGGGGCAGCGTCCATTGGCAGTACCTGGAAGATATGTCCAAGGTTACCCCGTATGAAGGCACGCCGTTGAAGCTCAAGAAGGCGCTCTATATTAAGACCAACACCAACAAGGGCCCGGTGCTGGAACCGGTGAAGGCTGCCATTCAGGTGGGTGATGAACTCGTGGTGCGCATCGAACTGCGCGTGGATCGCGACATGGAATACGTGCACCTCAAGGATCAGCGCGGCAGCGGCACCGAACCGGTGAACGTCCTTTCACGCTACAAATACCAGGACGGCCTGGGTTATTACGAATCCACCCGTGACACCGCCAGCCACTTCTTCATCGATTACCTGCCCAAGGGTGTCTATGTCTTCGAGTATTCCACGCGCGTACAGCATCGCGGCGAATACCAGACCGGCATGGCCTCCATTCAATGCATGTACGCCCCCGAATTCAACAGCCACTCGGAGAGCTTGAAGCTGGTGGTCCGGTAA